One segment of Akkermansiaceae bacterium DNA contains the following:
- a CDS encoding YraN family protein, translating to MKLSHIQIGDLGEKIAAAQLRAEGRKILFRNYRGPKGGEVDIVARDGDTLSFVEVKTRTRTGYGRPLDAVNVAKQELIERGANSWLHLLGTRSIPWRFDVVEVILSDGKRPEVTVVKDVF from the coding sequence GTGAAGTTATCCCACATCCAGATTGGTGATTTGGGGGAGAAAATAGCCGCCGCCCAGCTTCGCGCCGAGGGGCGGAAGATCCTGTTCCGTAACTACCGGGGGCCCAAGGGGGGCGAGGTTGACATCGTCGCCCGGGATGGTGACACCTTGAGCTTTGTCGAGGTGAAAACCCGCACCCGCACGGGGTATGGACGGCCTCTTGATGCGGTCAATGTGGCCAAGCAGGAACTGATCGAGCGTGGTGCCAACTCCTGGTTGCACCTGCTTGGAACACGGAGCATTCCATGGAGGTTTGATGTGGTAGAGGTCATTCTGAGCGATGGAAAACGGCCGGAGGTGACCGTCGTGAAGGATGTGTTTTGA
- the mutS gene encoding DNA mismatch repair protein MutS: MMAQYQAMRRSLPEDILLFYRLGDFYEMFFEDAKTAASLLNVALTKRNDIPMCGVPHHAAQGYIAKLIQAGKRVAIAEQTTAPEPGKIVEREIAQIISAGTVNDITLLDDSRHNYIAAVYQAGKKNGLACADHSTGEFTVAEFASKDALQDALQRLSPKELIIADDQMDHFGQLRGCLPYDGYAFLADQARYALCDHFKVQSLRGFGCNEMSAAISAAGAILHYLSYQLRRSCDHLRHIRVRSEGDHVIIDASSQRNLDLVDSPTGRPHSLLGALDRTATPMGSRKLRDWILHPLRDLTALTSRQDLIESFLAEPFLLGQCREQLKGIRDIERTTSRLSQNAGNARDLMSLLTSLQKIPDLKSHLEALSNEASPVTNLQSQILQQMHEFKGLVQLLETALTDEPPAGTRDGGIIRDGYLAELDELRSASRSGKQWLAELQESERNRTGIDTLKIKFNNVFGYFLEVTKAKVDMVPDDYIRKQTMANAERYITPALKEMENKILGADERAKQLEYEEFVKLRQAVADELDDLQQCADALATLDVLLGLAELAQLHQHTRPALEESCDLHITNGRHPVLEQTLVDEKFVPNDTLMEFDNSRLILLTGPNMAGKSTYIRQVALITLMAQIGAFVPAEKARIGLVDRIFCRVGASDDLTSGQSTFMVEMNETSLIINNATANSLVILDEIGRGTATFDGLSIAWSVAEHLHDQIKARTLFATHYHELTDLSRSREAVENYNVAVREWNDDIIFLRKILPGTADKSYGIQVARLAGLPPAIIDRAKDILSHLEMNSTRPEAKGKPKAKNTRNQPNDMPDADSPQMDLFS; the protein is encoded by the coding sequence ATGATGGCTCAGTACCAGGCCATGCGCCGATCCCTGCCCGAGGATATTCTGCTGTTTTACCGATTGGGGGATTTCTATGAAATGTTCTTCGAAGACGCCAAAACGGCCGCATCCCTGCTCAATGTCGCACTGACCAAGCGTAATGACATCCCCATGTGCGGCGTTCCGCACCACGCCGCCCAAGGCTACATCGCCAAGCTCATCCAAGCCGGTAAACGGGTTGCCATCGCCGAACAGACCACCGCGCCCGAACCGGGAAAAATCGTCGAGCGGGAGATCGCCCAGATTATTTCAGCGGGTACGGTCAACGACATCACTCTGCTGGACGATTCACGGCACAACTACATCGCCGCTGTCTATCAGGCGGGGAAAAAAAACGGGCTCGCCTGCGCCGACCACTCAACCGGTGAGTTCACCGTTGCCGAGTTTGCCAGCAAGGATGCCCTTCAGGACGCATTGCAAAGACTGTCTCCCAAAGAACTCATCATCGCTGACGACCAGATGGACCACTTCGGCCAGCTGCGTGGCTGCCTGCCCTACGATGGCTATGCATTCCTGGCCGACCAGGCACGCTACGCACTCTGCGATCATTTTAAAGTCCAGTCCCTCCGTGGCTTTGGCTGTAACGAGATGTCCGCCGCCATTTCCGCCGCAGGCGCCATCCTCCACTACCTGTCCTACCAGCTCCGCAGATCCTGCGACCACCTTCGCCACATCCGTGTCCGCAGTGAGGGTGACCATGTCATCATCGATGCCTCGTCGCAAAGGAATTTGGATCTCGTCGATTCCCCGACAGGCCGACCGCACTCACTGTTAGGTGCGCTCGACCGCACCGCCACCCCCATGGGGTCACGCAAGTTGCGCGACTGGATTCTGCACCCACTCCGCGACCTTACAGCATTAACATCCCGGCAGGATCTCATCGAGTCCTTTCTCGCCGAGCCATTCCTGCTCGGACAATGCCGCGAACAGCTCAAGGGCATCCGCGACATCGAACGGACAACGTCCCGACTTTCCCAAAATGCAGGTAACGCGCGTGACCTGATGTCGTTACTCACTTCCCTGCAAAAAATCCCCGATCTCAAAAGCCACCTGGAGGCTCTTTCCAACGAGGCATCTCCCGTCACAAATCTCCAATCACAAATTCTCCAACAAATGCACGAGTTCAAGGGGCTCGTGCAATTGCTGGAGACGGCCCTCACCGATGAACCACCTGCCGGCACCAGAGACGGCGGTATCATCCGCGATGGTTACCTCGCCGAACTCGATGAACTCCGATCCGCCTCCCGCAGTGGTAAACAATGGCTCGCCGAACTCCAGGAAAGTGAACGTAACCGCACCGGCATCGATACCCTCAAGATCAAGTTCAACAACGTCTTCGGTTACTTCCTTGAGGTCACCAAAGCCAAGGTCGACATGGTTCCCGACGACTACATCCGCAAACAAACCATGGCCAACGCCGAGCGCTACATCACGCCTGCGCTCAAGGAGATGGAAAACAAAATCCTCGGTGCCGATGAACGTGCCAAACAGCTGGAATACGAGGAGTTTGTCAAACTCCGCCAAGCGGTCGCCGACGAACTCGACGACCTCCAGCAGTGCGCCGATGCGCTCGCCACTCTCGACGTCCTGTTAGGACTCGCCGAACTCGCCCAACTGCACCAGCATACCCGCCCCGCTCTTGAAGAATCCTGCGACCTGCACATCACCAACGGTCGCCACCCGGTGTTGGAGCAAACGCTTGTCGACGAGAAATTCGTCCCCAATGACACGCTGATGGAGTTCGACAACTCCCGCCTCATCCTGCTCACCGGTCCTAACATGGCGGGAAAATCCACCTACATCCGACAAGTCGCCCTGATCACGCTGATGGCTCAGATCGGTGCCTTCGTGCCTGCGGAAAAGGCACGCATCGGTCTGGTCGACCGCATTTTCTGCCGGGTCGGGGCGTCCGATGACCTGACAAGCGGCCAGTCCACCTTCATGGTCGAGATGAATGAAACTTCCCTCATCATCAACAACGCCACAGCAAACTCCCTGGTCATCCTCGATGAGATCGGCCGTGGCACCGCCACCTTCGACGGCCTCTCCATCGCCTGGTCCGTCGCCGAGCACCTCCACGATCAAATCAAGGCCCGCACCCTCTTTGCCACCCACTATCACGAGCTCACCGATCTTTCCCGCAGTCGTGAAGCGGTGGAAAACTACAACGTAGCGGTCCGCGAGTGGAACGACGACATCATTTTCCTACGCAAGATCCTCCCCGGCACCGCCGACAAGTCCTACGGTATCCAGGTCGCCCGCCTCGCCGGCCTTCCCCCCGCCATCATCGACCGCGCCAAGGACATTCTCTCCCACCTGGAAATGAACTCCACCCGGCCCGAGGCCAAAGGCAAACCCAAGGCGAAAAACACCCGCAACCAACCCAATGACATGCCCGACGCCGACTCCCCGCAAATGGACTTGTTTTCCTAA
- the tnpA gene encoding IS200/IS605 family transposase yields the protein MPQSLAKNLIHLVFSTKNRVPQLTENIRPNLHAYITTVFKNIECPVIIIDSVEDHLHVLFHLHRTVALAKAVEEIKKSSSKWLKTQSGDLTDFAWQAGYGAFSVSESVVPAVKKYILHQAEHHRKLSFQDELRGILTKHGLDYDERYLWD from the coding sequence ATGCCGCAATCCCTCGCGAAAAACCTCATCCACCTCGTTTTCTCGACCAAAAACCGCGTGCCCCAACTCACCGAGAATATCCGCCCCAATCTGCACGCCTACATCACAACCGTTTTCAAGAACATCGAGTGCCCCGTCATCATCATCGACTCCGTTGAAGACCATCTCCACGTGCTCTTTCACCTTCACCGCACCGTCGCCCTGGCCAAAGCGGTCGAGGAGATCAAAAAATCATCATCCAAATGGCTCAAGACCCAATCCGGGGACCTTACCGACTTTGCCTGGCAAGCGGGCTACGGCGCATTCTCGGTCAGCGAATCCGTGGTTCCAGCCGTTAAAAAATACATACTCCACCAAGCCGAACATCACCGCAAACTCAGCTTCCAGGATGAACTGCGTGGCATTCTCACAAAACACGGCCTTGATTACGATGAACGCTACCTCTGGGACTAG
- a CDS encoding Fic family protein gives MLSLRQLDFTRFETVPILKRLNSATRQLAELKGKAASIPNQAILINTLAIQDAKDSSEIENIITTHDELFQEDLSAKSSLKPAAKEVLRYREALWQGFHAIQHDELLTNQTILRIQGILEQNNAGFRRVPGTALKNDQTGETIYSPPQDKQEIESLMHDLEAFINDPGLSSIDPLIKMALIHHRFESIHPFYDGNGRSGRIINVLYLVKEGLLDIPTLYLSRYILQTKHDYYRLLQEVRTDDAWEEWITYILTAIEKTSVHTIDTISRIKAAFQDYKQRIRKEHRFYSQDLINNLFTHPYTKIEFVQQDLKVSRVTATRYLDELCSTGFLVKHKIGRTNYYVNPPLADILSNPPNFP, from the coding sequence ATGCTCTCGCTCCGACAACTTGATTTCACCCGCTTTGAGACCGTACCCATTCTCAAACGGCTGAACTCCGCCACGCGCCAGCTTGCGGAGCTGAAGGGCAAGGCGGCCAGCATCCCCAATCAAGCCATTCTGATCAATACCCTCGCCATTCAGGATGCCAAGGACAGCTCGGAAATCGAGAACATCATCACCACTCACGATGAACTATTCCAGGAAGATCTCAGTGCAAAAAGCAGCCTCAAGCCCGCCGCCAAGGAAGTGCTCCGCTACCGGGAGGCACTCTGGCAAGGATTTCACGCCATCCAGCATGACGAACTGCTGACCAATCAAACCATTCTGCGCATTCAGGGCATCCTGGAGCAGAACAATGCAGGATTCCGCCGGGTTCCCGGCACTGCACTGAAGAATGACCAAACCGGGGAAACCATCTACTCCCCACCTCAAGACAAGCAGGAGATCGAAAGCCTCATGCATGACCTGGAGGCATTCATCAATGACCCCGGGCTCTCCAGCATCGATCCACTCATCAAGATGGCACTGATCCATCATCGCTTCGAGTCGATCCACCCGTTCTACGATGGCAACGGCCGCAGCGGACGGATCATCAATGTCCTCTACCTCGTCAAAGAAGGATTGCTGGATATTCCCACGCTCTACCTCAGCCGTTACATTCTACAGACCAAGCACGACTACTACCGCCTACTGCAAGAGGTCCGCACGGATGATGCATGGGAAGAGTGGATCACCTACATCCTCACCGCCATCGAGAAGACCTCCGTTCACACCATTGATACCATCAGCCGCATCAAGGCTGCCTTTCAGGACTACAAACAGCGCATCCGCAAAGAACACCGCTTCTACAGCCAGGATCTGATCAACAACCTCTTCACTCACCCCTACACCAAGATCGAGTTCGTGCAGCAGGACCTGAAGGTCTCCCGCGTCACCGCCACCCGCTACCTCGATGAATTGTGCTCTACTGGTTTCTTGGTCAAACACAAGATCGGTCGCACCAATTACTACGTGAACCCGCCACTTGCGGACATCCTATCCAATCCACCGAATTTTCCATGA